A window of Pirellulaceae bacterium contains these coding sequences:
- a CDS encoding sulfotransferase family 2 domain-containing protein, whose amino-acid sequence MSNKRFPTWVVRMPTHGAERISGQEKPLAFVHINKTAGTSLTQYLKAHFESPAVVAPPWHGDFDEIGVDDVTRQMFWGHFTYERFVKRRPDVWFITFLRDPVQRVFSQYRSMHNPANLRDGWEKVLPNHARRSMDFAQAASFEEFVMSDDPFIVGHIQNLQTRFLSSYRDQNHPEYLSSAILNLTESILFFGVTESFQDSISLFRYQLQSSRPYIAEEHDRNVSQPYDVSVTSTEVRHRLHQLVGFDQQLYELAVTEFSRRVQFMKRKTDMSRTANRAPRRRPVPGEPAGNSLQTSDDRRRRFYIDRWLWP is encoded by the coding sequence ATGAGTAACAAGCGATTTCCGACGTGGGTTGTCCGTATGCCGACTCACGGGGCCGAACGGATCAGCGGTCAAGAAAAACCATTGGCATTTGTCCACATCAATAAGACCGCGGGGACGTCCTTGACGCAATACTTGAAAGCGCATTTTGAGTCTCCAGCGGTTGTGGCTCCACCCTGGCACGGTGACTTTGACGAGATCGGTGTCGACGACGTCACGCGGCAAATGTTCTGGGGGCATTTTACCTATGAAAGGTTCGTGAAGCGTCGTCCTGACGTGTGGTTCATCACGTTTCTGCGTGATCCCGTACAACGCGTTTTTTCTCAATATCGATCGATGCACAACCCGGCTAATCTACGGGATGGTTGGGAAAAAGTCTTGCCGAACCATGCGCGTCGCTCGATGGATTTTGCACAAGCAGCTTCGTTCGAGGAGTTTGTGATGTCCGACGATCCGTTCATCGTCGGACACATACAGAATCTCCAAACACGATTTCTATCTTCGTACCGTGATCAGAATCACCCAGAATACCTTTCCTCGGCGATCCTCAACTTGACGGAGAGTATTCTGTTTTTTGGGGTGACGGAATCTTTTCAGGATTCGATTAGTTTGTTTCGCTATCAGCTTCAGTCTTCCCGGCCTTACATCGCGGAGGAACACGACCGAAATGTTTCTCAGCCATACGATGTATCCGTAACCAGTACGGAAGTGCGGCATCGTCTTCACCAGCTTGTCGGATTCGACCAGCAGCTTTACGAGTTGGCGGTTACGGAATTTTCTCGACGTGTGCAATTCATGAAAAGGAAAACCGATATGAGTAGAACCGCAAATCGTGCCCCACGCCGCCGGCCAGTACCTGGCGAGCCCGCTGGTAACAGCTTGCAGACTTCGGACGATCGGCGGCGTAGATTTTATATAGATCGGTGGTTGTGGCCATGA
- a CDS encoding VCBS repeat-containing protein — MEFPQALGVPADFHQFVGRQSQKTRANQWKMVDIDADGDQDLVVGIGDWSDYGWDDAYDSEGHWTNGPLHGFVYVIENIGTAAQPTFGDPAKLFANGKPIDVYGWPSPNFADFDGDRDLDLVCGEFLDGFTFFQNVGTRQQPKYASGKRLQTRNGELRMDLQMIVPSAVDWNHDGRPDLICGDEDGRVALILNTGTDQAGIPRFEQPRYFQQEASLLKSGALSTPVCVDWDRDGDDDILSGNTAGYIEFFENLGSHKGLPSPKFAAPTRLTADGKVLRIQAGPNGSIQGPCEAKWGYTTLTAADWDHDGQTDLIVNSIWGRVVWYRNRGTNGQPDLASAKPVRIQWADAPQKPK, encoded by the coding sequence TTGGAGTTCCCTCAAGCCTTGGGCGTTCCTGCAGACTTTCATCAATTCGTTGGCCGCCAATCGCAAAAGACACGCGCCAATCAGTGGAAGATGGTCGACATTGACGCCGATGGAGACCAGGATCTAGTTGTGGGGATTGGAGACTGGAGCGACTACGGGTGGGATGACGCCTATGATTCCGAAGGCCATTGGACGAATGGCCCGTTACATGGATTTGTTTACGTGATCGAAAACATCGGCACGGCGGCGCAACCCACCTTTGGTGATCCAGCCAAACTTTTCGCAAATGGTAAACCGATCGACGTCTACGGTTGGCCGTCACCAAACTTTGCGGACTTCGACGGCGATCGCGACTTGGACCTGGTTTGCGGCGAGTTTCTTGATGGATTTACATTCTTCCAAAACGTTGGCACTCGCCAACAGCCAAAGTATGCCAGCGGCAAGCGTCTGCAAACTCGCAACGGTGAACTTCGCATGGACCTGCAGATGATCGTACCGTCCGCCGTCGACTGGAATCACGACGGTCGGCCCGATCTAATTTGTGGCGACGAAGACGGACGTGTGGCACTGATCCTCAATACGGGCACTGACCAGGCAGGTATCCCTCGATTTGAACAGCCGCGGTACTTCCAGCAAGAAGCCTCATTGTTGAAGAGCGGCGCCTTATCGACCCCGGTCTGCGTCGATTGGGACCGAGACGGTGACGACGACATTCTGTCAGGTAATACTGCTGGATACATCGAGTTCTTCGAAAACCTGGGCTCTCACAAAGGCTTACCGTCGCCAAAGTTTGCCGCTCCAACCCGATTAACCGCCGACGGAAAGGTCCTTCGAATCCAGGCCGGTCCCAACGGTTCAATCCAGGGCCCCTGTGAAGCCAAGTGGGGCTATACGACCTTGACTGCCGCCGATTGGGACCACGATGGGCAAACCGATCTGATCGTGAATTCAATCTGGGGGCGTGTGGTTTGGTACCGAAACCGGGGAACGAACGGGCAACCCGACCTCGCGTCAGCAAAGCCGGTTCGGATTCAATGGGCGGACGCACCCCAAAAACCAAAGTGA